The following are encoded in a window of Naumovozyma castellii chromosome 10, complete genome genomic DNA:
- the NCAS0J00100 gene encoding uncharacterized protein, whose amino-acid sequence MVFLQENTLFRILFIIVIPIIIIICLLHPNGKESLQMLGYQYYNSNYGAQVVNRKEDLLKTDITTKLRFKNWSQSPLNDRIRNQEFVKDKLTGYISNLNLEKHHSKFASGGSHSHRQLGGKNEAEFHKDYDSLVKCEDLQYVNTVEHSEWNKVLDDDLLTLRRDLLKNNDFLGKDITDPSEKNWSEEEIINKHWFRFGGSSVWLDKYECHLVFSRVLYARKGVRDHPHVSMIRAQAFDRDWNEIKEKRIPYNDITHPKDLDLELKKLDHELGLFPCDSIKHNTEEFDACVVEHTKSKIVTEKRKEKIMSRYFLTYPTVLDIRYRAAGDWLGPEDPHVIVRKTKDIEEPVVIFNMYDGGEGARRVFSFMPSRKNTPLLKFNINDSGRKFNSWEKNWTPFFHQHLAESAFSRGSIHFIYTFSPLEILKCSLNDGVCSMVFEAKTLDLSKDNKFGGWRGGTQYIPLPEVLPQVKNKQIWVGFPKLHIDRCGCGLKFYRPMLSLLVESNGAYHQELAVPDIDFDMDVLSWDQKGTHCGQLNVLSPNAISYWEVASQAHHSKKYEDYMALSFSEADANTRVIVLRGILNYILEIYEKKAIMEDFEVSSKSDLIIGRTLKCVVQKAKEDCKAYGKSHPEPKKD is encoded by the coding sequence ATGGtgtttcttcaagaaaacaCACTATTTAGgatattattcattattgttataCCAATTATCATAATCATATGCCTGCTGCATCCAAACGGGAAGGAAAGCTTGCAAATGCTAGGATATCAATATTATAATTCTAATTATGGAGCCCAAGTGGTTAACCGAAAggaagatttattgaagacCGATATAACAACGAAATTAAGATTTAAAAATTGGTCTCAATCACCATTGAATGATCGAATTAGAAATCAAGAATTTGTCAAGGATAAATTGACTGGATACATATCTAATTTGAACTTAGAGAAGCatcattcaaaatttgCTTCGGGTGGATCGCATAGTCATCGTCAATTAGGTGGGAAAAATGAAGCAGAATTTCATAAGGATTACGATTCATTAGTGAAATGTGAAGATTTACAATACGTTAACACAGTGGAGCATTCTGAATGGAATAAAGTtttagatgatgatttattgaCTTTAAGACGTGATTTGCTTAAAAATAACGATTTTTTGGGAAAAGACATTACAGATCCTAGCGAAAAGAATTGGTCTGAGGaggaaattattaataaacATTGGTTTAGGTTTGGAGGGTCTTCAGTATGGTTAGATAAATACGAATGCCACTTGGTTTTCTCCAGAGTCCTTTATGCTAGAAAGGGTGTAAGAGATCATCCTCACGTTTCCATGATCAGAGCTCAAGCATTTGATAGAGATTGGAATGaaataaaggaaaaaagAATTCCCTATAATGATATTACCCACCCAAAGGATCTTGATttagaattaaaaaaattagatCATGAACTAGGCTTATTTCCTTGTGATTCAATCAAGCATAATACTGAGGAATTTGACGCATGTGTTGTGGAACATACAAAGAGTAAGATTGTTACTgaaaagaggaaagaaaaaatcatGTCTAGATATTTCTTAACTTATCCCACAGTCCTAGATATTAGGTATAGAGCTGCTGGTGATTGGCTAGGGCCTGAGGATCCACATGTAATTGTCAGAAAGacaaaagatattgaagagCCAGTGGTCATTTTTAATATGTATGACGGAGGAGAAGGAGCTAGAAGAGTGTTTTCATTTATGCCCAGTAGGAAAAATAcaccattattgaaatttaacATTAATGATTCTGGTCGTAAATTCAATAGTTGGGAGAAAAATTGGACTCCCTTTTTCCATCAACATCTTGCCGAAAGTGCGTTTTCCAGAGGCTCCattcatttcatttataCATTTTCACCCTTggagattttgaaatgttcGTTGAATGATGGTGTTTGTTCCATGGTATTTGAGGCGAAGACTTTGGATTTATCAaaggataataaatttggtgGTTGGAGAGGCGGTACACAGTATATTCCGTTACCTGAAGTGTTACCGCAAGTGAAgaataaacaaatatggGTTGGGTTCCCCAAATTACATATTGATCGTTGTGGATGTGGTTTAAAATTTTACCGACCTATGTTGAGTTTACTTGTGGAAAGTAATGGTGCATATCATCAAGAGTTGGCCGTCCCGgatattgattttgatatGGATGTTCTATCATGGGATCAAAAGGGGACACATTGTGGTCAATTAAATGTGTTGAGTCCCAATGCCATTTCCTATTGGGAGGTGGCTAGTCAAGCACATCATTCTAAGAAATATGAGGATTATATGGCTCTTTCTTTCAGTGAAGCGGATGCTAACACGAGAGTAATTGTGTTAAGAGGtatattgaattatatCCTTGAAATATATGAGAAGAAGGCCATTATGGAAGATTTTGAAGTCAGTAGTAAATCTGATTTAATCATTGGACGAACATTGAAATGTGTCGTGCAAAAAGCGAAAGAAGATTGTAAGGCGTATGGTAAATCACATCCAGAACCAAAGAAGGATTGA
- the NCAS0J00110 gene encoding uncharacterized protein, translating to MSITMFHENISKNHPTYQPEKGRYWLYLSAGCPFAQRIWITRALKNLTNVIGVSVVHWKLDEQKGWKLLDDRGTDLGDNAYTIDGGILCSKDDTSSPLGDIDVSSSRLFRDGTFDPHYGVTQIKELYDMTNKAYKGEYMWPILWDLKTKTIVNNDWDQIPEILNTAFNDFDETKDTIDIIPDQLSSEIKDYNSWLFTHINDAVYNVGLAEKQTVYEGNLVNFFEDMDKIERRLKGVHDELVKDYGASNEDKILKKFFLFGNQITESDIRLFVTMIRFDSIYAVHFKLNYRLVRDDYYYIHLWMRNLYWNYPAFRNTTNFNHIKLLYTHAMRNLNPNGIVPLGPEYDILKL from the coding sequence atgtcCATTACAATGTTTcatgaaaatatttctaagAACCATCCAACATATCAGCCTGAGAAGGGTAGATATTGGCTCTATTTATCTGCTGGCTGTCCTTTTGCTCAACGTATCTGGATTACTAGAGCATTGAAAAACTTAACGAACGTTATTGGTGTCAGTGTGGTCCATTGGAAATTGGATGAACAGAAAGGTTGGAAACTGTTAGATGATAGAGGTACTGATTTAGGGGACAACGCTTATACGATTGATGGTGGTATTTTGTGCTCCAAAGATGATACCTCCTCTCCTTTGGGTGATATTGATGTCTCCAGCAGTAGATTATTTAGGGATGGCACTTTTGACCCTCATTATGGTGTCACACAAATTAAAGAGCTTTATGATATGACAAACAAAGCCTACAAGGGAGAATACATGTGGCCTATTTTGTGGGATTTGAAAACCAAAACTATTGTTAACAACGATTGGGATCAAATTCCGGAAATTTTAAATACAGcatttaatgattttgacGAAACGAAGGATACTATTGATATAATTCCTGACCAGCTATCATCGGAAATAAAAGATTACAACAGTTGGTTATTTACCCACATTAATGATGCCGTTTATAATGTCGGCTTAGCAGAAAAGCAAACAGTTTACGAAGGAAATTTAGTCAACTTCTTCGAAGATAtggataaaattgaaagaaggtTAAAGGGTGTTCACGACGAATTGGTAAAGGATTATGGTGCTTCAAATGAGGATAAAATTCTTAAAAAgtttttcttgtttggtAACCAAATCACTGAAAGCGACATTAGATTATTTGTTACTATGATTCGGTTTGACTCTATCTACGCTGTTCATTTTAAACTAAACTACAGACTGGTCAGAGACGACTActattatattcatttatGGATGAGAAACTTGTACTGGAATTATCCTGCCTTCAGAAATACCACCAATTTTAATCATATTAAACTTCTCTACACTCATGCTATGAGGAACCTCAACCCTAACGGTATTGTCCCACTGGGCCCTGAATAcgatattttgaagttgTAG
- the NCAS0J00120 gene encoding sugar porter family MFS transporter, which yields MSEVAENPATTPEVPENSGSQSVLSDHSIKDENDSFKENGENGEDANEAVVEIPKKPASAYATISIFCCMIGFGGFISGWDTGTIGGFLAHPDYLRRFGQHHHDGTHYFSNVRTGLVVSIFNIGGLFGCLILGDLANRIGRKMALVVVVIIFMIGIIIQIASINKWYQYFIGRIISGLGVGAISIFSPMLLSEVSPKHLRGTLGSMYQLMVTAGIFLGDCTNYGTKKYSNSVQWRVPLGLSFAWCLFMIAAMFFVPESPRYLVEVGKMEEAKRSIATSNKVSIDDPAVQGEVDLILAGVEAERLAGNASWGELFSTKGKNIQRLFMCCMLQCLQQLTGCNYFFYYGTVIFQAVGMKDSYQTAIVFGVVNFASTFVALYVVDRFGRRKCLMWGAAAMVCCYVVYASVGVTRLYPDGIKHKDTNSSKGAGNCMICFSCFFIFCFACTWAPICWIVVSEAFPLRIKPKGMALANGCNWFWNFLISFFTPFITGAINFYYGYVFMGCMVFGYFYVFFFVPEMKGLTLEEVNELWEDGVLPWKSPNWVPSSRRGADVNMDEFQKDDKPLFKKMFGRK from the coding sequence ATGTCAGAAGTTGCTGAAAACCCTGCTACTACACCAGAAGTTCCTGAGAACTCTGGTTCACAATCCGTCCTATCAGATCACTCCATTAAGGATGAAAACGATAGTTTTAAAGAAAACGGTGAAAACGGTGAAGATGCCAATGAAGCCGTTGTagaaattccaaagaagCCTGCTTCCGCTTATGCAACAATCTCCATTTTCTGTTGTATGATTGGTTTTGGTGGTTTCATTTCCGGTTGGGATACTGGTACCATTGGTGGTTTCTTAGCTCATCCAGATTATTTGAGAAGATTTGGTCAACATCATCATGATGGTACTCATTATTTCTCTAACGTCAGAACTGGTTTAGTTGTTTCTATCTTTAACATTGGTGGTTTATTCGGTTGTTTGATTCTTGGTGACTTGGCTAACAGAATTGGTCGTAAGATGGCCTTGGTTGTTGTcgttatcattttcatgattggtattattattcaaattgcTTCCATTAACAAATGGTaccaatatttcattggTAGAATTATTTCAGGTTTAGGTGTCGGTGctatttccattttctcCCCAATGTTGTTATCTGAAGTTTCTCCAAAACATTTAAGAGGTACTTTGGGTTCCATGTATCAATTAATGGTTACTGCTGGTATTTTCTTAGGTGATTGTACTAATTACGGTACCAAGAAGTACAGTAACTCCGTCCAATGGAGAGTTCCATTAGGTCTTTCCTTTGCTTGGTGTTTGTTTATGATCGCTGCCATGTTCTTCGTCCCAGAATCTCCACGTTATTTGGTTGAAGTTGGTAAGATGGAAGAAGCTAAGAGATCTATTGCTACATCTAACAAGGTTTCTATCGATGATCCAGCCGTTCAAGGTGAAGTTGATTTGATTCTAGCAGGTGTGGAAGCTGAAAGATTAGCTGGTAATGCCTCATGGGGTGAATTATTTTCCACCAAGGGTAAGAACattcaaagattatttatGTGTTGTATGCTACAATGTCTACAACAATTGACTGGTTGTAACTATTTCTTCTACTATGGTACTGTTATTTTCCAAGCTGTCGGTATGAAGGATTCTTACCAAACTGCTATTGTCTTTGGTGTTGTTAACTTTGCCTCCACTTTTGTCGCCTTATATGTCGTTGATCGTTTCGGTCGTCGTAAGTGTTTAATGTGGGGTGCCGCTGCCATGGTCTGTTGTTACGTTGTCTACGCCTCTGTCGGTGTTACTCGTCTATACCCAGATGGTATTAAGCATAAGGATACTAACTCCTCTAAGGGTGCTGGTAACTGTATGATTTGTTTCTCatgtttctttattttctgttttGCTTGTACCTGGGCTCCAATTTGTTGGATTGTTGTCTCTGAAGCTTTCCCATTGAGAATTAAGCCAAAGGGTATGGCTTTAGCTAATGGTTGTAACTGGTTCtggaatttcttaatttccttcttcacTCCATTTATTACTGGTGCTATTAACTTCTACTATGGTTACGTCTTCATGGGCTGTATGGTCTTTGGTTACTTCTatgtcttcttcttcgttcCAGAAATGAAGGGTTTGACTTTAGAAGAAGTTAACGAATTATGGGAAGATGGTGTCTTGCCATGGAAATCACCAAATTGGGTTCCATCTTCAAGAAGAGGTGCCGATGTTAACATGGATGAATTCCAAAAGGATGACAAGCCATTGTTCAAGAAGATGTTTGGTAGAAagtaa
- the NCAS0J00130 gene encoding uncharacterized protein produces MQNYQCPGKLSERHRESSTRLIEVVFLSEQDTKCAYVTRLCTYLFDKLGMIFGRTHNQISVVVI; encoded by the coding sequence ATGCAAAATTATCAATGCCCCGGGAAATTGTCCGAGAGACATCGTGAATCTTCGACAAGACTAATAGAAGTTGTCTTTTTGTCAGAGCAAGATACCAAGTGTGCATACGTGACTAGGTTGTGTACTTATTTGTTTGACAAGCTCGGAATGATTTTCGGCAGAACGCATAATCAGATAAGTGTGGTCGTCATATAA
- the NCAS0J00140 gene encoding amino acid permease: MSMSESSASGYIPEEDYYKGLNTPPKKNEVVVELDPSLTTEEDYDPEANIREDLQRALKPRHINMISIAGVIGTGLYLSTAKSLYQGGPASLFMNYTIMGGVVYLTLLCLGEMSTYMPISGSFCSYAKKFGSESFACALMWNYWFNDAVSVASDMTALQLVMDYWDTEASGFPYWAASLLFWFLVVLLNVIHVRFYGEAEYWLAMLKVIAIIIFFILSIVVNVGHNPQHEYIGFKNWNHGEAPFVDGFKGFASLFVSASFAYGGTESITLTNGEAANPLRNTPKIVKTVFWRILVFYVGSTFFIAMNIPYDYPGLDTKSVVTSPFTLVFQMAGTKAAGSFMNAVIMTSVISACNHALFAGSRVMYNMGLEGFLPKKIVSRTNRYKVPYVSVLITSSIGLLCFGASFIGAGTVWTWLQNIVGVSNQIAWLCIGITSIRFRKGLEKQGKTHELRYKNWTYPYGPYFLVIFVTFIILVQGWSAFDPWDVTNFFSYYLDLFVFPFCFIIWWLYKRDRFVKLEDMDFVTDRYIPTKEIIELNENLDHLKGWKRTRQWLNDYFV, from the coding sequence ATGTCAATGTCTGAGTCCAGCGCATCCGGATATATACCCGAGGAGGATTACTACAAGGGTCTCAACACGCCTCCCAAAAAGAACGAAGTCGTCGTCGAACTAGATCCATCGCTCACCACAGAGGAAGATTATGATCCTGAAGCAAATATCCGTGAGGATCTACAGAGAGCTTTGAAACCTCGTCACATCAATATGATCTCCATCGCGGGGGTTATTGGGACTGGTCTTTATCTGTCCACAGCCAAATCACTATATCAAGGTGGTCCAGCTTCTTTATTTATGAATTATACCATCATGGGTGGTGTAGTATACCTGACATTATTATGTCTAGGTGAAATGTCTACTTATATGCCAATTAGTGGGTCATTTTGTTCGTATGCTAAAAAATTCGGTTCCGAATCATTTGCATGTGCTCTAATGTGGAATTATTGGTTTAATGACGCTGTGTCAGTGGCAAGTGATATGACTGCTCTACAATTAGTCATGGACTACTGGGACACAGAAGCCTCAGGTTTCCCATATTGGGCTgcatctttattattttggttCCTTGTCGTACTATTAAATGTCATACATGTTAGATTTTATGGGGAGGCAGAATATTGGCTAGCCATGTTAAAAGTCATCGctattatcatcttctttatccTTTCCATCGTCGTAAACGTAGGTCACAATCCACAACATGAATATATCggtttcaaaaattggaatCATGGAGAAGCTCCATTTGTGGATGGATTCAAAGGTTTCGCATCGTTGTTCGTAAGTGCAAGTTTTGCTTATGGTGGTACTGAATCAATTACTTTAACCAACGGTGAAGCTGCAAACCCATTAAGAAATACACCAAAAATCGTTAAGACCGTGTTTTGGAGAATCCTTGTGTTTTATGTCGGTTCCACTTTCTTCATCGCCATGAATATTCCATACGATTATCCAGGTTTAGATACTAAATCTGTGGTGACATCCCCCTTCACATTAGTTTTCCAAATGGCCGGTACTAAAGCTGCTGGTTCATTTATGAATGCTGTCATCATGACAAGTGTCATTAGTGCTTGTAACCATGCCTTGTTTGCAGGAAGTCGTGTCATGTACAATATGGGTCTAGAAGGTTTCCTaccaaagaaaattgtTTCTAGAACAAATAGATATAAGGTCCCATACGTTTCAGTATTAATAACATCATCCATTGGTCTACTATGTTTTGGTGCCTCATTTATTGGTGCAGGTACCGTCTGGACTTGGTTGCAAAACATTGTCGGTGTTTCTAATCAAATTGCTTGGTTATGTATCGGTATCACTTCAATTAGATTCAGAAAGGGATTAGAAAAACAGGGGAAGACTCATGAACTAAGGTATAAGAATTGGACTTATCCATATGGTCCTTACTTCCTTGTCATTTTTGTCACCTTCATCATTTTAGTGCAAGGTTGGTCTGCGTTTGATCCATGGGATGttaccaatttcttctcatATTATTTGGATCTATTTGTTTTCCCATTCTGTTTCATAATATGGTGGCTTTACAAGAGAGATAGATTTGTTAAATTGGAAGACATGGACTTTGTTACTGATAGATACATTCCAACAAAGGAAATAAtagaattaaatgaaaatttggatcATTTGAAGGGTTGGAAACGAACAAGACAATGGCTCAATGATTATTTTGTATAA
- the NCAS0J00150 gene encoding MBL fold metallo-hydrolase, translating into MTFDSNLSITYIGTATTIIEIDGARFLTDPAFDNATTYDMGIAVLEKTLDPGLKIEQLPPIDAILLSHEDHPDNLDATGRTLLPGRRILTTMDGAKNLSLYPGVSGLKPWETIAIELGGKNFTITATPCEHMLGGEVIGFLLHTNSLGTGVNGLPNVIYFGGDTIYIKELEQIGEKYNVKSFICNLGVAYGPPDGKIHKEPYKITMSGKDAANLSKKIGADVIIPVHFEEWTHFQQGREALQKDFEEEGCLEKVVWLERGKTTKIF; encoded by the coding sequence atgaCTTTTGATAGCAATTTAAGTATAACCTATATTGGTACTGCCACAACCATCATTGAAATCGATGGAGCCCGGTTTTTAACTGATCCAGCTTTCGATAATGCTACCACCTATGATATGGGTATTGCCGTCCTTGAAAAGACATTAGACCCAGGTCTTAAGATTGAACAGCTACCACCCATCGATGCTATCTTATTAAGTCACGAGGATCATCCTGATAATTTGGATGCTACAGGAAGAACATTGTTACCTGGGCGCCGTATTTTGACTACCATGGATGGTGCTAAGAATTTATCTTTATATCCTGGGGTTTCTGGCTTGAAACCATGGGAGACTATTGCAATAGAGCTTGGTGGTAAGAATTTCACCATCACAGCCACTCCATGCGAACATATGCTAGGTGGGGAGGTTATTGGTTTTCTCTTACATACGAATTCCCTCGGTACTGGTGTCAATGGTTTGCCTAACGTTATTTATTTTGGAGGTGATACTATCTACATTAAGGAATTGGAACAGATCGGTGAGAAATATAATGTCAAGTCATTTATTTGTAACCTAGGCGTTGCTTATGGTCCTCCAGATGGTAAAATTCACAAGGAACCTTATAAGATTACCATGTCTGGGAAAGATGCAGCCAATCTATCTAAGAAGATTGGTGCCGATGTTATTATTCCAGTTCACTTTGAAGAGTGGACACACTTCCAGCAAGGTAGAGAAGCTTTACAAAAAGATTTCGAAGAGGAAGGTTGTTTAGAGAAAGTAGTGTGGTTAGAAAGAGGTAAGACAACCAAGATTTTTTAG